A single window of Drosophila suzukii chromosome 3, CBGP_Dsuzu_IsoJpt1.0, whole genome shotgun sequence DNA harbors:
- the Mical gene encoding F-actin-monooxygenase Mical isoform X6 gives MSRQHQRHHQQHHHLPLHQQQQPQQQLQMPQQQQQLTAQQQQQQQLLMAEHAAAAEAAELFDLLCVATTMRQILALHRAMCEAVGLRPSPLNDFYPRLKAKVRSWKAQALWKKFDARAAHRVYGKGAACTGTRVLVIGAGPCGLRTAIEAQLLGAKVVVLEKRDRITRNNVLHLWPFVITDLRNLGAKKFYGKFCAGSIDHISIRQLQCMLLKVALLLGVEIHEGVSFEHALEPSGDGGGWRAAVTPTDHAVSHYEFDVLIGADGKRNMLDFRRKEFRGKLAIAITANFINKKTEAEAKVEEISGVAFIFNQAFFKELYGKTGIDLENIVYYKDETHYFVMTAKKHSLIDKGVIIEDMADPGELLAPANVDTQKLHDYAREAAEFSTQYQMPNLEFAVNHYGKPDVAMFDFTSMFAAEMSCRVIVRKGARLMQCLVGDSLLEPFWPTGSGCARGFLSSMDAAYAIKLWSNPQNSTLGVLAQRESIYRLLNQTTPDTLQRDISAYTVDPATRYPNLNRESVNSWQVKHLVDTDDPSVLEQTFMDTHALQTPHVDTPGRRKRRSGDLLPQGATLLRWISAQLHAHQFVTELKEASDVFRNGRVLCALINRYRPDLIDFAATKDMSPVECNELSFAVLERELHIDRIMSAKQSLDLTDVESRIWLNYLDQICELFRGEIPHIKHPKMDFSDLRQKYRINHTHAQPDFSKLLAMKPKAKSPMQDAVDVPTTVQRRSVLEEERAKRQRRHEQLLNVGGGAAGSAAGVAGSGSGTGATTLGQNDTPRRSKKRRQVDKTANIVQLLLRTALCHEISNAISAFETINEEERQQRLQEIEENRQERMSKRRQQRYHQTQNFYKSLQLLQAGKLLREGGEPGVAEDGTPFEDYSIFLYRQQAPIFNDRVKDLERKLLFPDRERGDIPSALPRTADEQFSDRIRNMEQRMTGRGGLGGDKKPKDLMRAIGKIDSSDWNVREIEKKIELSKKTEIHGPKGREKVPKWSKEQFQARQHKMSKPQRQDSREAEKFKDIDQTIRNLDKQLKEGHNLDVGERGRNKVASIAGQFGKKDEANSDEKNAGSSNATTNTTNNTVIPKSSSKVALAFKKQAASEKCRFCKQTVYLMEKTTVEGLVLHRNCLKCDHCHTNLRLGGYAFDRDDPQGRFYCTQHFRLPPKPLPQRTNKTRKSAAAQPASPAAPPTAAAAASAEPMDTTPPRDQVDLLETSRATASADAMSDDEANVIDEHEWSGRNFLPESNNDSQSELSSSDESDTESDSEMFEEADDSPFGAQTLQLASDWIGKQYCEDSDDSDDFYDSSEDDGKDDTEGEEFKKARELRRQEVRLQPLPANLPTDTETEVQTESESTSPDEVELNSATEISTDSEFDNDEIIRQAPKIFIDDTHLRKPTKVQIKSTMIGPNAAAAGLHQKQLAAREKGGSYLQKYQPQPPLPQFKPLVQVDPTLLIGSQRAPLQNPRPGDYLLNKTASTEGIASKKSLELKKRYLLGEPANGNKIQKSGSTSVLDSRIRSFQSNISECQKLLNPSSDISAGMRTFLDRTKLGEGSNSQTTGQANELIRSATSNVINDLRVELRIQKAPSSHSTDNEKENVFVNCKNELNKGMEYTDAVNATLLDQLARKSSPTTPTNNKTVIEVIDLVTPEKPVDIIDLTAPETPKKLLVDGGAMDVDDRLTPDSNKISELQQEVKEEPKPDVSRDVKECIPDILGHIKEGTQGGEEQQSLLEHSDEEKRDSPEKDVADHELYEPDSVQIQVPNIPWEKAKPEIMSTTGSSGSICSSSDSSSIEDIQHYILESTTSPDTQTVGGKHKVPRLEVHDTSGALMQVDSLMIVNGKYIGDPEDVKFLDMPANVIVPPAPAVKTNELEMDDDHEAEPVTATPEPAECTVIEAERRITAPPPLPEMGPPKLKFDSKNENKIESLKNLPLIVESNIEHSQAVKPITLNLSSLARTPDTPTTPTAHDSDKTPTGEVLSRGSDSETEHTGTGHVLTETELSDWTADDCISENFVDMEFVLNSNKGTIKRRKERRRSKLPSGNEVIHELARQAPVVQMDGILSAIDIDDIEFMDTGSEGSCAEAYSATNTALIQNRGYMEYIEAEPKKATRKAAPPSCYPGNLPPLLTKRDEKLGIDYIEQGAYIMHDDAKTPVNEVPPAMTQSLTDSSTLNELDDDSMGGMELSQTQPTTTEESEALTVVTSPLDTSSPRVLDQFASMLAAGKGDSTPSSSEQQPKTSTVTSSSTGPNSSTPGNASKEGAPQEEDLQIQFEYVRALQQRISQISTQRRKSSKGEAPNLQQNTNPPVIESVEDQPKPVEEPTVSMRSRSTSISGKVPEIPTLSSKLEEITKERTKQKDLIHDLVMDKLQSKKQLNAEKRLHRSRQRSLLTSGYASGASLSPTPKLAAACSPQDSNCSSQAHYHASTAEERPKPPAERPLQKSATSTYVSPYRTVHAPTRSGDLYKPRPFSEHIDSSVLTGYKLGKTASFNGGKLGDFVKPIAPSRVNRGGGVVAPDVANISASTENLRSEARARARLKSNTELGLSPEEKMQLIRSRLHYDQNRALKPKQLEEMPSGDLAARARKMSASKSVNDLAYIVGQQQQQQLETDAVHQAKAADFTSDPNLASGGQEKAAKTKSGRRAKDPERRKSLIQSLSSFFQKGSASAATSSKEQGAPVAAGYSEQSERPGTSSSGTPTISDAATGGGGGGGVFSRFRISPKSKEKSKSCFDLRNFGFADKDMLVCNAPAGAGSTSQTNHSQEYLNNSRYRKQTNNAKPKPESFSSSSPQLYIHKPHHLAASYPKALDDQTPPPIPPLPLNYQRSDDESYANETREHKKQRAISKASRQAELKRLRIAQEIQREQEEIEVQLKDLEARGVLIEKALRGEAQNIENLDATKDNDEKLLKELLEIWRNITALKKRDEELTIRQQELQLEYRHAQLKEELNLRLSCNKLDKSSADVAAEGAILNEMLEIVAKRAALRPTASQLDLTAAGSASTSAEATGIKLTGQPHDHEESII, from the exons ATGAGCCGCCAACACCAGCggcaccaccagcagcaccaccacctGCCCctgcaccagcagcagcagccgcagcagcagttgcagatgccgcaacagcagcagcagttgacggcgcagcagcagcagcaacagcagctcCTCATGGCGGAGCATGCGGCTGCCGCGGAGGCGGCGGAGCTGTTCGACCTGCTGTGCGTGGCCACCACGATGCGCCAGATCCTGGCCCTCCATCGAGCCATGTGCGAGGCAGTGGGTCTGCGTCCTTCGCCGCTGAATGACTTCTATCCGCGACTCAAGGCCAAGGTGCGCTCGTGGAAGGCGCAGGCGCTGTGGAAGAAGTTCGACGCCCGGGCAGCCCATCGCGTCTATGGAAAGGGAGCAGCCTGCACGGGCACCCGCGTCCTGGTCATCGGAGCGGGCCCCTGTGGCCTGCGCACAGCCATCGAGGCCCAGCTGCTGGGCGCCAAGGTGGTGGTGCTGGAGAAACGCGACCGCATCACCCGCAACAATGTGCTTCACCTGTGGCCATTCGTCATCACGGATCTGCGCAATCTGGGGGCCAAGAAGTTCTACGGCAAGTTCTGCGCCGGCTCCATCGATCACATCTCCATCCGGCAGCTGCAGTGCATGCTGCTCAAGGTGGCGCTGCTCTTGGGCGTGGAGATCCATGAGGGCGTCAGTTTTGAGCACGCCCTGGAGCCCTCGGGCGATGGCGGTGGGTGGAGGGCAGCGGTTACTCCCACGGATCATGCCGTCTCCCACTACGAGTTCGATGTGCTGATCGGAGCGGATGGCAAGCGGAATATGCTGGACTTTAGAAGGAAGGAGTTCCGCGGCAAGCTGGCCATTGCCATCACGGCCAACTTCATCAACAAGAAGACAGAGGCGGAGGCCAAGGTGGAGGAGATCAGCGGCGTGGCCTTCATCTTCAACCAGGCCTTTTTCAAGGAACTGTACGGAAAGACGGGCATCGATTTGGAGAACATCGTCTACTACAAGGACGAGACGCACTACTTCGTGATGACGGCCAAGAAGCACAGTCTTATTGACAAGGGCGTCATCATCGAGGACATGGCCGATCCTGGGGAGCTTCTGGCTCCGGCCAATGTGGACACACAGAAGCTACACGACTACGCCCGCGAGGCGGCTGAGTTCTCCACGCAATACCAAATGCCAAACCTTGAGTTCGCTGTGAATCACTATGGTAAACCGGATGTGGCCATGTTCGACTTCACCTCTATGTTCGCCGCCGAGATGTCCTGCCGTGTGATTGTGCGCAAGGGCGCCCGCTTGATGCAGTGCCTCGTGGGCGACAGCCTGCTGGAGCCGTTCTGGCCCACTGGATCCGGCTGTGCCCGTGGCTTTTTGTCCAGCATGGACGCCGCCTATGCCATCAAGCTGTGGTCCAATCCCCAGAACAGCACACTTGGAGTGCTGGCCCAGCGGGAAAGCATCTACCGGCTGCTCAACCAGACCACTCCGGACACCCTGCAGCGGGACATCAGTGCCTACACCGTGGACCCGGCCACGCGCTATCCGAACCTGAACAGGGAATCGGTCAACAGCTGGCAGGTGAAGCATCTGGTCGACACGGACGACCCGTCTGTTCTGGAGCAGACCTTTATGGACACGCACGCCCTGCAGACGCCGCATGTGGACACGCCGGGCAGAAGGAAGCGACGCAGTGGAG ATCTCCTTCCCCAGGGAGCTACTTTGCTGAGGTGGATAAGTGCACAGCTGCATGCCCACCAGTTTGTTACGGAACTCAAGGAGGCTTCGGATGTTTTCCGGAATGGACGTGTTCTCTGTGCCCTTATTAATCG CTATCGCCCTGATCTCATCGACTTTGCTGCCACCAAGGACATGAGTCCCGTGGAGTGCAATGAGCTGTCCTTCGCCGTTTTGGAGCGCGAACTGCACATCGATCGCATCATGAGCGCCAAGCAGTCGCTGGACCTGACCGATGTGGAGTCGCGCATCTGGCTCAACTATCTGGACCAGATTTGCGAGCTTTTCCGCGGCGAAATTCCTCACATCAAGCACCCCAAAATGGACTTCAGCGATCTGCGACAGAAGTATCGCATCAACCATACGCACGCTCAGCCCGACTTCTCCAAGCTTTTGGCAATGAAACCGAAAGCCAAGTCACCCATGCAGGATGCTGTGGACGTACCCACCACTGTGCAAAGGCGTTCGGTTCTGGAGGAGGAGCGAGCCAAGCGGCAGCGTCGGCACGAGCAGCTCCTCAACGTTGGCGGAGGGGCCGCGGGAAGCGCCGCCGGAGTTGCCGGGAGCGGAAGCGGAACGGGAGCCACTACTCTGG GTCAAAACGATACGCCACGACGGTCGAAGAAGCGCCGCCAGGTCGATAAAACCGCCAATATT GTTCAGCTCCTGCTGAGAACAGCTCTCTGTCATGAAATCAGTAACGCCATTAGCGCATTCGAAACCATCAATGAG gaggagcgccagcagcgcTTGCAGGAGATCGAGGAGAATCGGCAGGAGCGGATGAGCAAGCGGCGCCAGCAGCGCTACCACCAGACACAGAATTTCTACAAGAGCCTGCAGCTCCTGCAGGCGGGCAAGCTTTTGAGGGAGGGTGGTGAACCCGGGGTGGCCGAGGATGGCACCCCCTTCGAGGACTACTCGATTTTCCTCTACCGCCAGCAGGCTCCAATCTTCAACGATCGCGTGAAGGACCTCGAGCGGAAGCTTCTGTTTCCC GATCGCGAACGGGGAGATATTCCCTCGGCATTGCCACGAACGGCAGATGAGCAGTTCAGCGATCGCATCCGGAACATGGAGCAGCGGATGACGGGACGCGGTGGCCTGGGCGGCGACAAGAAGCCCAAGGATCTGATGCGGGCCATCGGCAAGATCGATTCGAGCGACTGGAATGTGCGCGAGATCGAGAAGAAGATCGAGCTGTCGAAGAAGACGGAGATCCATGGGCCTAAGGGCCGTGAGAAGGTGCCCAAGTGGAGCAAGGAGCAGTTCCAGGCCCGTCAGCACAAGATGTCCAAGCCGCAGCGCCAGGACTCGCGCGAGGCGGAGAAGTTCAAGGACATCGACCAGACTATCCGCAACCTGGACAAGCAGCTAAAGGAGGGCCACAACCTGGACGTGGGCGAGCGGGGCCGCAACAAGGTGGCCTCCATCGCCGGCCAGTTTGGCAAGAAGGACGAGGCCAACTCGGACGAGAAGAATGCGGGCAGCAGCAATGCCACCACCAACACCACCAACAACACAGTCATACCCAAATCT AGTTCCAAGGTGGCTTTAGCCTTCAAGAAACAGGCTGCCTCCGAAAAGTGCCGCTTCTGCAAGCAAACCGTCTACCTGATGGAGAAGACCACCGTGGAGGGATTGGTTCTGCACCGCAATTGCCTTAAGTGCGACCACTGCCACACCAACTTGCGTCTGGGAGGCTATGCCTTCGATCGGGACGATCCACAGGGCCGTTTCTACTGCACCCAGCACTTCCGGTTGCCGCCCAAACCATTGCCACAGCGCACTAACAAAACCAGG AAATCCGCTGCCGCTCAACCCGCCTCGCCTGCCGCACCACcaactgctgctgcagctgcctCTGCTGAGCCCATGGACACCACTCCACCCAGGGACCAAGTGGATCTGCTGGAGACCTCGCGAGCCACTGCCTCCGCCGATGCCATGTCCGATGACGAGGCCAATGTCATTGATGAGCACGAGTGGTCGGGTCGCAACTTCCTGCCCGAGTCCAACAATGATTCCCAATCGGAGTTATCTAGTTCGGATGAATCCGATACAGAGTCGGACTCGGAGATGTTCGAGGAGGCGGATGATTCGCCTTTCGGAGCTCAGACCCTCCAACTGGCCTCGGATTGGATTGGAAAGCAGTACTGCGAGGACAGCGATGATTCTGATGATTTCTACGATTCTAGTGAAG ATGATGGTAAGGATGACACCGAGGGCGAGGAGTTCAAGAAGGCCCGGGAGTTGCGACGCCAGGAGGTTCGCTTGCAGCCGCTGCCCGCTAATCTGCCCACGGATACGGAGACCGAG GTCCAGACCGAGTCCGAGAGCACCTCGCCCGACGAGGTGGAGCTCAACTCTGCCACTGAGATATCCACCGACTCCGAGTTCGACAACGATGAGATTATACGCCAGGCGCCCAAAATCTTCATCGATGACACCCATCTAAGGAAGCCCACAAAGGTCCAG ATCAAGTCCACCATGATCGGACCCAATGCCGCTGCCGCCGGACTCCACCAGAAGCAGCTGGCGGCGCGGGAGAAGGGCGGCAGCTACCTCCAGAAGTATCAACCGCAACCGCCACTGCCGCAGTTCAAGCCGCTGGTCCAAGTGGATCCCACCCTACTCATCGGCAGCCAGCGCGCTCCTCTCCAAAATCCCCGGCCGGGAGACTACTTGCTTAATAAGACGGCCAGCACCGAGGGCATCGCCTCCAAGAAGAGCCTGGAGCTGAAGAAGCGCTACCTGTTGGGCGAGCCGGCTAATGGCAACAAGATCCAGAAGTCGGGATCCACCTCGGTGCTGGACTCGCGCATCCGTAGCTTCCAGTCGAACATCTCGGAGTGCCAGAAGCTGCTGAATCCCAGCAGCGACATCAGTGCCGGCATGCGCACCTTCCTCGATCGCACCAAGTTGGGCGAGGGTAGCAACAGCCAGACAACTGGACAGGCCAACGAGCTCATCCGCTCTGCGACCAGCAATGTGATCAACGATCTGCGCGTGGAGCTGCGGATACAGAAGGCTCCCTCCAGCCACTCCACGGACAACGAAAAGGAGAATGTGTTTGTCAACTGCAAGAACGAGCTGAACAAGGGCATGGAGTACACGGATGCGGTGAATGCCACGCTGCTCGACCAGCTGGCCAGGAAGAGTTCACCCACCACGCCGACGAACAATAAGACGGTCATTGAGGTCATAGACCTGGTGACCCCAGAGAAGCCGGTGGACATTATTGATCTCACCGCGCCGGAGACGCCTAAGAAGCTGTTGGTGGACGGTGGTGCCATGGATGTGGATGATCGCCTTACTCCGGATAGCAACAAGATCAGCGAACTGCAGCAGGAGGTGAAGGAGGAACCGAAGCCAGATGTCTCTCGGGATGTGAAGGAGTGCATTCCAGATATACTGGGACACATCAAGGAGGGAACGCAAGGTGGCGAGGAGCAGCAGAGTCTGCTGGAGCACTCGGACGAAGAGAAGCGCGACTCCCCGGAGAAGGATGTGGCCGACCATGAGCTTTATGAGCCGGACAGTGTGCAGATCCAGGTGCCCAATATCCCATGGGAAAAGGCAAAGCcggagatcatgtccaccacCGGCAGCAGTGGCTCCATCTGCTCAAGTTCGGACTCATCCAGCATAGAGGATATTCAGCACTACATCCTGGAGTCCACGACCAGTCCGGATACGCAGACAGTGGGCGGCAAGCACAAAGTTCCGCGTTTGGAGGTGCACGACACGAGTGGCGCCCTAATGCAGGTGGACAGCCTAATGATTGTGAATGGAAAGTACATCGGGGATCCCGAGGATGTCAAGTTCTTGGATATGCCCGCCAATGTAATAGTTCCACCGGCTCCAGCGGTCAAAACAAATGAGCTGGAGATGGACGATGACCATGAGGCAGAACCAGTGACAGCTACTCCGGAGCCTGCAGAGTGCACGGTCATCGAGGCAGAGCGCCGGATCACTGCACCGCCGCCTCTGCCCGAGATGGGACCCCCAAAACTAAAATTCGACAGCAAAAACGAGAACAAGATCGAGAGCCTGAAGAACCTCCCCCTGATCGTGGAAAGCAATATAGAGCACAGCCAGGCGGTGaagcccataacgcttaactTAAGCAGCTTGGCCAGGACGCCAGATACACCAACCACGCCCACTGCCCATGACAGCGACAAGACGCCCACGGGGGAAGTGCTCTCGCGAGGATCGGACTCGGAAACTGAGCACACAGGCACTGGTCATGTGCTAACGGAGACAGAACTCTCTGACTGGACGGCCGACGACTGCATCTCGGAGAATTTTGTGGACATGGAGTTTGTGCTCAACTCAAACAAGGGCACGATAAAGCGGCGCAAGGAACGTCGACGTAGCAAACTGCCCAGTGGAAACGAGGTGATCCACGAGCTGGCCAGGCAGGCGCCAGTGGTGCAGATGGACGGAATCCTCAGCGCTATCGACATCGATGACATAGAGTTCATGGACACGGGATCTGAGGGTTCCTGTGCAGAAGCTTATTCCGCAACGAATACGGCCCTCATTCAGAACAGGGGCTATATGGAGTACATAGAGGCGGAACCCAAGAAGGCGACCCGCAAAGCGGCTCCTCCATCCTGCTACCCTGGAAACCTACCGCCTCTGCTGACGAAGCGGGACGAGAAACTGGGCATTGATTACATAGAGCAGGGGGCGTATATAATGCACGATGATGCCAAGACGCCGGTGAATGAGGTACCTCCCGCCATGACCCAATCCCTGACAGACTCAAGCACGCTCAACGAATTGGATGACGATAGTATGGGGGGAATGGAGCTATCGCAGACTCAGCCAACTACAACGGAGGAAAGTGAGGCCTTGACGGTGGTCACCAGCCCACTGGACACCTCCTCGCCCCGGGTGCTCGACCAATTTGCTTCTATGTTGGCAGCGGGCAAGGGTGACTCCACGCCCAGCAGCTCGGAGCAGCAACCAAAGACCTCTACGGTGACTAGCAGCAGCACTGGGCCCAACTCATCGACGCCAGGAAACGCTTCCAAGGAGGGTGCTCCGCAGGAAGAGGACCTACAGATCCAGTTCGAGTATGTGCGAGCGCTGCAGCAACGCATCTCGCAGATCAGCACCCAGCGGCGGAAGAGCTCCAAGGGAGAAGCGCCCAACCTGCAGCAAAACACCAATCCACCTGTGATAGAATCGGTCGAGGATCAGCCCAAGCCCGTGGAGGAGCCAACGGTTTCGATGCGATCGCGAAGCACCAGCATTTCGGGCAAGGTTCCTGAGATACCCACGCTCAGCAGCAAGCTGGAGGAGATCACCAAAGAGCGCACCAAGCAAAAGGATCTGATTCACGACCTGGTCATGGACAAGCTGCAGTCCAAGAAGCAACTGAACGCCGAGAAGCGTTTGCATAGGAGTCGGCAGCGCAGTCTGCTGACCAGTGGCTACGCCAGTGGCGCTAGCCTGAGTCCCACGCCCAAGCTGGCGGCTGCTTGCAGTCCGCAGGATTCGAACTGCTCCAGCCAGGCGCACTATCATGCATCCACGGCGGAGGAGCGACCGAAGCCGCCGGCGGAGAGGCCGTTGCAGAAGTCCGCCACATCCACATATGTGTCGCCCTATCGCACAGTCCATGCGCCCACACGAAGTGGTGATCTCTACAAGCCGCGTCCCTTCAGCGAGCACATCGATTCGAGTGTCTTGACGGGCTACAAGCTGGGCAAGACGGCCTCGTTTAATGGCGGAAAGTTGGGCGATTTCGTTAAGCCCATAGCTCCGTCAAGAGTAAaccgaggaggaggagttgTGGCGCCAGATGTGGCCAACATTTCAGCCTCAACGGAGAACCTGAGAAGCGAAGCCAGGGCCAGGGCTCGTCTCAAGTCCAACACAGAGCTGGGTCTCAGTCCGGAGGAGAAGATGCAATTAATACGCTCACGGTTGCATTATGACCAAAACAGAGCCCTTAAGCCAAAGCAGCTGGAGGAAATGCCATCCGGTGATCTGGCTGCGCGGGCCCGCAAAATGAGTGCCTCGAAGAGTGTCAACGATCTGGCCTACATTGTGggtcagcagcagcaacagcagctggAAACGGATGCCGTGCACCAGGCCAAGGCGGCTGACTTCACATCCGATCCGAATTTGGCGTCCGGTGGTCAGGAGAAGGCAGCGAAAACGAAGTCGGGGCGGAGGGCAAAGGATCCGGAGAGGCGGAAGAGTCTCATACAGTCGTTGTCCAGCTTCTTCCAGAAGGGTTCTGCATCTGCGGCCACCAGTTCCAAGGAGCAGGGCGCCCCTGTGGCTGCCGGCTACTCTGAGCAATCAGAGCGACCCGgcaccagcagcagcggcaCGCCCACAATCTCGGATGCGGCGAcaggaggcggaggaggaggtggcGTCTTCAGTCGATTCCGCATCTCGCCCAAGTCCAAGGAGAAGTCCAAG TCTTGCTTTGATCTGAGGAATTTCGGTTTTGCT